The DNA segment AAAAAGgtaaacatatatattcttaatcagcgtcaaaagccgagacgatataccatagccatgtccgtctatccgtccatctgtatgaacacctacatGGACCTCAGAGACAATACAAGATAAAAATAGAGGGAAAAACTATACTATTAATGATACTACCTGAGAATTTGGTTGTGATTggatacaaattgtaaaagttatttaaaaaagtctATTGTATGGCAAATTACGCCAAGTACAATGGGgttttagctgctttggctgacaatctggtgaACTGTGAGTTCTGTGGTATAATTCTAATGTggaattatgtatataaatataccaaatggggCCTTCGGTATTGTTAAGTATAtttgtgatatattatttggtatattttaaaaataataccgcactgttttgcttgtaTTCGAAATGAGTACTGGGCATCTCACAGTTAAGCACACTCGAATATAGCATTCTcacttgttttaatattatatgttcTTCTGATAACGACAGAGGCTCGACATGAACGAATATATAAAacgcatatatgtatataagtatgtacTTATTATGAATAACATTTTCGACTACGACGGTGATAACAATGGAATTTcttgcatatatgtacataagcttatatatatgtataaccaTCTACATATATGATTAAACCATTCTTTGACTGTGAGCTGCAGATGTGAATTAGTTATAATTTACAGTTAACAGCCGACGGATGTGTTTTTAGAATCAATcaaagaaatatgcaaaaatatctgAAGTTGTTGACGGTTTTTTTAATCGTTGTGCCAAGATGCACAATCAGCAtagatttaaatgaaaaaattcaGAAGATCATTGAAACCAATGACGAAATTATAAGACAATTGGATGCCCAaaatgaagagaaaaaaagtgtCTAAACTTTGAGGAAGCAATAAATTCTACAAGAGATAACATTTCAACTTTGGAGAATCAATTAAATCAGTGTCGAGAGCAGAGCAAAAATCACACAGATATTCTCCAGTTGAAAATCAATGAtaacgaaatcaaattaaagatTAAAGACGAGATTATTGCTAatcaaaaaactgaaatagaaCAGAATGTATTACTCTTGAAGATTCAAGAAactgaaatcaataaaaataatcagcAACTAGAGGATTACAGAAATCTAATagaaaaaatgaattcaattataaaaccttgtgaaaatgtaatttcattgCTGGAGTCGGGAAACAATAAGAGTAAGCTTttgttaaatacaatataattgcaataattaattgtaattcaCAATTTAGTTAATCagcaaatttcaaaacaaaactcaacgTGCTGGAATTCTGTGAGCGAACTACAGCATGAAAACACAAAGTTAAATTCACAGCTTCAGAACATTACAACGGATATAAAATATCTAGAAAGTCAACTCAGTAAGTTCATTAATaagattttatataaaacaatcagaaaataatatttatttcagctGATTGTAAATTAAACAACACTAATTTTGCCAAATATAATCATGATCAACAAAGATTATTAGGTAAGAAAAATTATATCGACCGTTCATaacatttattcaatttattgtttccAGACCAATGTCAAAAGAGTAAAGAAGATATGCAAAAAGATATTCAGAATCAAAAAATAATCCAAAATGAGCTAAGTATGACCAttcaataaatgtttattttaaattgtatactatttttttaatgcagatAACTGTAAAAACTACAGTTCACTCATTGAAAATCAGCTAAGAGTCACTCAACTGAATTTGACAGATTTACAAGACGAGTTGACGAAGATTCAAAAGAAGACCGTAAGAATTCTACCAAAGtcttgtttaaatttaagtcCTGGTATTCAAGAGATACAACttccaaataataaaagttgtaATGTTCtttgtgatgatgatggttGGATGATCATTCAGCGTCGAATTAATGGAGaacaaaattttgataaaaactGGCAAGAATACGTGGATGGATTCGGATACTTGGATGGGGACTTTTGGTTTGGATTGGAAAACCTGCATCTGTTGACAAGTTCAGATCGTCACCAGCTAAACATTATAATGACAATATATGGGTGTACAAGTTTTGTTGAATATGACGACTTTCGTGTAGGCAATTCAGATTCTCTATACGAATTGGAGTCATTAGGAACATTTATAAAGGGAAGCAAGAAATATCCATTTAACATAAATTCGTTAAAAGCGAAAGTAAATACGAAATTTTCAAcatatgataaaaaaaataatccaAATGCTTATGAAAATTGCGCTGAAAATGGCATGGGTGGCTGGTGGTATTCTAAATACTGTAGGAACAGGTgagtttcaataaaattaaaattaatttcaaaaaagtGACTTGCTTATTTTACAGCAACTTAAACGCGCCATACAATCGCGAAATGGTTTGGTTTTATAAAACAGTAACTTCCGCAACTATGAAAATTCGCCCATACTCTAATGAGTATTAAAAGTCTCTATTCTctttaatacttatttaatgctttatagaaacttttaatttttttttgctaatatTGTAGAGCATAATTTTTAGTTTacattaattcaaattgactttgtgttttcaaattgtgtattttgtttatatttttggcgaaatgaataaaaatgctgttaattaaaatatatatatgtatgtctttAATGTAGTATTGACTTAAACAAAACGTTCTCAATTATTTCAAGCTTGTTTAAGATTTATGCACGTATCTTTAGATATTTGATAGATAATGGACTGTCGCATATCATTCTAAGTGTGTTAATATCGATGGCGAACTATAGCTGTTATATTACTTAGGGTGTTTGCTTAAAGTTACAAAAGCTTATAAAttcttaaagaaatactttcgtATGGAGAATGACGTCTCCTAACTAAGGTTCTttgttgctttgactgacaatctggtacttTTTACACTCTGTTCTGTATCTATATTCctaaaacaaatgtttgtatatttttggtagtTTTTGtggttatatcgatatactttaAGATTAATACCGCAGTATCCGGGTTTTATTCACAATGAATAGCGGgttgctttcttacttatttaataaagtCTGCTTAGTATGTGCAATGTATTCCTGTCCTAAAACTGCTAAAGCAATATTTCGTATTTAGATTACAAACTAagtaaaaaactttaaaaagtttaaaccaaaaaatatttaaataacttttatgtttattatgatGGCTCatatgatttttctttttattatataacCTGAGCTTCCCTCATAATCTAAAATTTAGCTAGATCTATTTATAGACTATAAGTGAATAGTCAAATAGTGAATAGCCAAAAATAGACGACGTCTTAGCCTTTGGCAAACTTACACATGAAGATGAgaacattgtgtgtgtgtgtgtgagtggttTTTGcactcaataaatattttctgacCGCAAACTATCTATCACTCATCGAGGTCTCAAatgtcagagagagagagagacagccaCGTCGATGCACATCACGCACAGCAAGTCGGCTCATTGGGGAGATGGCCCCGAGGCCCACTTGGACGAGTTCCCAACGGTGGCAgctgcacaacaacagcaacagcttctggccaaaaaaaaaagggaaaacgaAATGTGAAAAACCGGCAACAAAGTACAAAAAGCATGGCACAAAGTCCAATTTGTTTGTAATGGCATTTactttgtttacaaaataaattctgTATGCATAGCGAGTAGTTGAGTCCCTTCAAAACTTGCAGTCTGCATTTTGCCAGACTGAGTGCGAGACAAGAGTCTAAAAGTCTGGCACATGAAATAGATATGGTGAAATTCTGAAAATCGCTGTACCATAAAATTTCCCCATTGGGCGCCattctctctgtcttttgCCATTTCGCTGTTTAATTTCGCAATTGTCCTTTTCAATGGAGCACTGTAAAGCGACAGAACGAAGAAGTTGGCACAGAAGTGTGGAAATAAGGAAGCTATCTATGGCGGTCAGCACTGTTGCGGTTTCtgatttatgtttgtttatgttgttcgagcatttgttttatttaccgcacaaacagcaaaacaaaacaatacaaatctaaataaacaaggaagcaagcaaacaaaaaggtTACTCGATTGAGATATACTACTTAagtttataaatcaaaaatcaattaagagtttttaagtttttaaatcactaaaaaaatatactactaaTAGTGgaaagaaaaatgtttgtacAATTCACAGcctaaaataaacataatatgAATAAGTATCGGAATAAGCATCAGTCTCTTCGTTACTCTTGTTGTCTTAAATAGATTACATCAATTTCCTCTGAATTTATCATATCTTTCTTTTGTCATTGCCAATTCACAGAGTATATTAACAGGGGAAATACAAGCAAGTATTCGTAAGCAGCTTACAAACAATAACTAGAAGTAGCTTGTACTTGTACCTgagtaaaaaatattacttCCTGCAACTTGGTCGTTGTCATTTGCATGTGGCCATGTCATTTGGTCAGTTTACAAACAATGCTATGAGTTATATTACGAAACAAATACATTCATTTTGTGCATATTCAAATGTTGAATAGTATACTCGCAAACACTAAaagttaatttgtataaatatatttaattgccaaGAGTTTACTAGCAATGAATAGcaactaaattataaatatatttttgtaaccgcaacccatagggtagaagggtaatATGatatctccgaccctataaagtaccACCCACTCTCGCCCTTTGTAAAagaataaaatcgaataatataccaaatatagtcttccatata comes from the Drosophila sulfurigaster albostrigata strain 15112-1811.04 chromosome 2L, ASM2355843v2, whole genome shotgun sequence genome and includes:
- the LOC133843257 gene encoding ficolin-1-like isoform X2, with the translated sequence MNSIIKPCENVISLLESGNNKINQQISKQNSTCWNSVSELQHENTKLNSQLQNITTDIKYLESQLNQCQKSKEDMQKDIQNQKIIQNELNNCKNYSSLIENQLRVTQLNLTDLQDELTKIQKKTVRILPKSCLNLSPGIQEIQLPNNKSCNVLCDDDGWMIIQRRINGEQNFDKNWQEYVDGFGYLDGDFWFGLENLHLLTSSDRHQLNIIMTIYGCTSFVEYDDFRVGNSDSLYELESLGTFIKGSKKYPFNINSLKAKVNTKFSTYDKKNNPNAYENCAENGMGGWWYSKYCRNSNLNAPYNREMVWFYKTVTSATMKIRPYSNEY
- the LOC133843257 gene encoding angiopoietin-related protein 3-like isoform X1; this translates as MNSIIKPCENVISLLESGNNKINQQISKQNSTCWNSVSELQHENTKLNSQLQNITTDIKYLESQLTDCKLNNTNFAKYNHDQQRLLDQCQKSKEDMQKDIQNQKIIQNELNNCKNYSSLIENQLRVTQLNLTDLQDELTKIQKKTVRILPKSCLNLSPGIQEIQLPNNKSCNVLCDDDGWMIIQRRINGEQNFDKNWQEYVDGFGYLDGDFWFGLENLHLLTSSDRHQLNIIMTIYGCTSFVEYDDFRVGNSDSLYELESLGTFIKGSKKYPFNINSLKAKVNTKFSTYDKKNNPNAYENCAENGMGGWWYSKYCRNSNLNAPYNREMVWFYKTVTSATMKIRPYSNEY